acacagggaggccggagctggaatcgaacccggtacctctgcactgtgaagcccacgtgctaaccactggactaccgggccgccccagtattagaataaaaatactgtaattattATGCCTGCTGAGAGTATTTTTGCTCTCCACAAACCTTGACACATAAATGAAATGGCAAATCTGAGCACTCTTCAAAATGCCGTGTGTCTGTCTGATAGCCTTCCCGTgagaaccccccctcccccccacccccccaaatccAATATCTTTCACTTGCATGTCATAGATTTGACAGTGCTGGTATAGGCTGAATCTTGTTATACTAAAAATTAGATGCGATGACCTTCACTTGGCATTCACAGcgctttgaccccccccccaacacaaacACGAGACACAATTGCAATGCATAGAGAAGACACAGTATTACAGTCACACTTGCATATTTAGTTTAACTCatcacatttattatttataattttatctgtggttttattgctcttttttgtttgtaaagtgTTCTTGGGtattttgaaaggcacttataaatgaaAGGCATCATTATTATTCACACGCAGACAGCAACACCCCCAGGGCAGAGGACGTGACTCATTGATTCTGCTCCTACATTAAATGTTTTATAAGTGTGGCCGCTCTATAAGAGTCGTGAATATGTAATTTCCTCTGGTTTTTATTTCGGGTAATGTAATTGTAACCTGTCTCCGGGCAGATTAGTTAGTGTGAAACTCATTTCTATGTGGATTTTCAGCACAAATATTGAGGTAGCTTATTATTTTAAGTGAGATGGACTGACTACATTGTGAAATTGAAAAGGTTTCCAAGACAGGGTACCTGAGGGACCTCATAATTCAACCCTCTGTTTATAAAAGCAGCCTATGACCAAAGAGTAAAGTTTgatactataaaaaaaaaaaaaaacgtcatgctttGAAGGAAGTTAAATCCACCAGtatgaaatgtgcaaaaaagATGCAAGATATTCAAGTCAACTTttaaaccaaaacaacacaagaaATGACTGTTTTTAACAAGTCAAGAATATTGTAGACAGACTGACAGGCAAGGCTTATAAAGTGAACCTCCGGATGTGACAAATTAAACAAGGTTCTCACCTTGACAGAAATCAAGAGTGAAGAACGATCGGATGAGAACTGAGGCAGGAGAGAGGTGACGAGAACCTGTGGCTTCTGCTACTTTGGAGTTATTTTTAGCTGGATTCACAATCAATAGATTCTTTCTACCTAtccgtctgtctgtccatcAATCCATCAATCCCTCCATCCACAGTATTGACTTATCCATCCGCCCACCCATCCAACATTTTTTCACCAAGTATGCTGAACCCCTCAAGAAACTTGTAGATGGTAGTAGCTGTGAATCTAGTACTACATACCTGTATAGATTTTCgtgactgaaataaacatacaaaaaaaaaataactgaagaATAAGGGGCCCCAGAATACTACCCTGAGGACCTTCATTAACTTGCTCGTGATCTTTAAAAGCCATTTTCAAGAAGACAGATGAAGACAGTGGGAACGAGGACCGTTTGTGTCTGCTGACTAGGCTTCTTCGTATTCGATAATCAATCTGTGAGCATTATCGTCTCCATTCTGTCCTACAGCTCTCCTTGCCAGAATGGAGGCACTTGTACCGAAACGGGTGACGCCTTGGAGTCTTCCTGTTTATGCCCCGCTGGATTTTCTGGAAACCACTGCGAGATCCCTCCTGACATCTGTCATTCCAACCCGTGTCTAAATGGCGGCAACTGCACAGACCACGGCGCGACCTTCGCATGCTCCTGCCCAGCAGGCTTCGTCGGTTTGACTTGTAACGACACCGGCTTCTCTCCGTGCGCCGCCGCACCCTGCGCCAACGGGGCCACGTGTGTCAGCTACCCCGACGGAAACTTCCGCTGCGTTTGCCCCAAATGGTTTTCGGGCCGGCTTTGTTCCGCGCAGCACCGGCCGAAAGCCAAGCCCAAGCAGGCTGCCGCCAAGCCCCCCGACCACAGGGTGTTCTCGCTGACCCCGCAGCACTACTCGCTTCCTGCCCACGCCTTCCACAAGCTTCTCCAACCACCCGAGAGGGATCTGCTCAAGATCACGCTGAAAGAGACGGTGCACCACTCCCCCACTGTGCTGTCCAGCCACGGTCAGCTGGTGTGTTTCGGCATGCTAGCCCTGCTCACCTGCCTGGTCATTCTGGCCACCACGGGCATCGTGCTGTTCGGCCGCTGTGAGGCGTGGCTGGTCAACGCCAAATACAGCAAGCTCGTGCGGCAGCAGCGCGAGCACCTGCTGAAGGAGGCGGGCGGGGCGAGCCACGAGGACACAGAACACTCGGTGAACATCATCCTGCCGGAGAAGATCAGACTGAACAGCTTCGGGAAGCACTATACGTCCATCTGACCTCTGGAAGGTGTTTACAGCGAATGTATAGCAGAGGTGGACCTTGTCGATTTacgtttgaatgtacattcCAGCACAAATATGGCACTTGATTGTAAGTACTTTAATGCAGGGGTTCTCAAACTTCTTGGGTCCTCATTTCTCCAAGGACTCCCTCATAACACAAATTAAACATAAGGACAATGTGTACCCCTGAATGCCTCGGGAATGATTTATATTTGAAGCGTTTCAACCTACATGACCTGTTTAAAAGAAAGGAACTTAATCCAATTGAAATAATTGCAAGATTTATCCATCATCAGCCGGCATGCACTGCTTCCACTAACAACAAGGCGTGACCGGAAAGGagcttgtgtatatatatataaaaaaaaggtaTAATCAATGTTACAAACATGGCAAGTTGGTCGCTATATTCGCCACCTTTCCAATCGCTCTACGTCcacctcaaggcctgggggccaaatctgtcctgccacatcattttatgtggcccgtgaaaacaaatcaaacaagtcAGCTTTcatgatacttgctaaaatctataccaaaatgtcaaatttgcatgtgtgatcATTAACAGAGATTGCACGTATTTTCTTGTTAGCCAAACCTATCATTACAGTAACTAAGACAATAATAAACCcttattcttgatttctttatatggtttcacagttcAAATGGCCCTACattgtggcccatgacaaaaatgagtttgacattcctGCTCTAATGGCtattcttgaagaaaaaaaaaacctacaaacaACAAACTTATCAGACAATGCATTTTGCATTCAAATCAAATGCACTGATTTATCCCCTTGTTGGAAACTTTTGATTGACCCAAAGCAAAGCTAAAGCGAATCGATGCGCCATCATTTAATTCAATGAAATTCCCGCAGCCCCAAGTTACCGCTCTCGGAGCCCTGGGTGTCTGAGGCCCccggtttgagaaccactgatgtaATGTGTGACAGTTTATGAAATATGGCATGTACAAAACAGCAAGGTGTTGTGTGTCATTAGTTCAATATATACAAACATGTTAGGACCACATGGAACATTGTGCATTTTCTATGCTGATTAATGCAAAAACTGCTGCCAATACATTTGGTACACCTGCACAGTCTAATAAGTCTAATATAAGGGCAGTACGGGAAGAATATAAACATGCTTTCCAACTACAGCTCACTGCTTTGCCTCCAGTGCAAATGAACTAACAACCACAAGCCAAAATCAATTTCCACATCAGGAGTTTT
This sequence is a window from Hippocampus zosterae strain Florida chromosome 14, ASM2543408v3, whole genome shotgun sequence. Protein-coding genes within it:
- the LOC127614873 gene encoding protein delta homolog 1 translates to MHLTAALLFVAVTGVAGGWGCSCNAENGFCEKTGKCRCKPGWQGVHCERCIPFPGCLHGSCEKAWQCVCQQGWVGSLCDQDIRLCSSQPCSGNATCIETGEGGYLCVCPQGFTGPTCQLKRNICLIDGSPCQNGGTCTETGDALESSCLCPAGFSGNHCEIPPDICHSNPCLNGGNCTDHGATFACSCPAGFVGLTCNDTGFSPCAAAPCANGATCVSYPDGNFRCVCPKWFSGRLCSAQHRPKAKPKQAAAKPPDHRVFSLTPQHYSLPAHAFHKLLQPPERDLLKITLKETVHHSPTVLSSHGQLVCFGMLALLTCLVILATTGIVLFGRCEAWLVNAKYSKLVRQQREHLLKEAGGASHEDTEHSVNIILPEKIRLNSFGKHYTSI